A stretch of Homo sapiens chromosome 12, GRCh38.p14 Primary Assembly DNA encodes these proteins:
- the PMCH gene encoding pro-MCH isoform X1 yields the protein MAKMNLSSYILILTFSLFSQGILLSASKSIRNLDDDMVFNTFRLGKGFQKEDTAEKSVIAPSLEQYKNDESSFMNEEENKVSKNTGSKHNFLNHGLPLNLAIKPYLALKGSVAFPAENGVQNTESTQEKREIGDEENSAKFPIGRRDFDSE from the exons ATGGCAAAAATGAATCTCTCTTCCTATATATTAATActaactttttctttgttttctcaagGTATTTTACTTTCAGCATCCAAGTCCATAAGAAATTTAGATGATGACATGGTATTTAATACATTCAGGTTGGGGAAAGGCTTTCAGAAGGAAGACACTGCAGAAAAATCAGTTATTGCTCCTTCCCTGGaacaatataaaaatgatgaGAGCAGTTTCATGAACgaagaggaaaataaagtttcaaag AACACAGGCTCCAAACATAATTTCTTAAATCATGGTCTGCCACTGAATCTGGCTATAAAACCTTATCTTGCACTAAAAGGATCTGTAGCTTTCCCAGCTGAGAATGGAGTTCAGAATACTGAATCAacacaagaaaagagagaaattgggGATGAAGAAAACTCAGCTAAATTTCCTATAGGAAGGAGAGATTTTGACAGTGAGTAG
- the PMCH gene encoding pro-MCH preproprotein, which translates to MAKMNLSSYILILTFSLFSQGILLSASKSIRNLDDDMVFNTFRLGKGFQKEDTAEKSVIAPSLEQYKNDESSFMNEEENKVSKNTGSKHNFLNHGLPLNLAIKPYLALKGSVAFPAENGVQNTESTQEKREIGDEENSAKFPIGRRDFDMLRCMLGRVYRPCWQV; encoded by the exons ATGGCAAAAATGAATCTCTCTTCCTATATATTAATActaactttttctttgttttctcaagGTATTTTACTTTCAGCATCCAAGTCCATAAGAAATTTAGATGATGACATGGTATTTAATACATTCAGGTTGGGGAAAGGCTTTCAGAAGGAAGACACTGCAGAAAAATCAGTTATTGCTCCTTCCCTGGaacaatataaaaatgatgaGAGCAGTTTCATGAACgaagaggaaaataaagtttcaaag AACACAGGCTCCAAACATAATTTCTTAAATCATGGTCTGCCACTGAATCTGGCTATAAAACCTTATCTTGCACTAAAAGGATCTGTAGCTTTCCCAGCTGAGAATGGAGTTCAGAATACTGAATCAacacaagaaaagagagaaattgggGATGAAGAAAACTCAGCTAAATTTCCTATAGGAAGGAGAGATTTTGACA tGCTCAGATGTATGCTGGGAAGAGTCTACCGACCTTGTTGGCAAGTCTGA